Within the Flavobacterium sp. 9R genome, the region TTTTAACAGCAAATCTGTTGATAAACGATCATATACGTCTAGTGTCCCTGTAATTCTGTTTTTTAAGAATCCAAAATCAAGTCCTACATTGAATTCTCTTGTTTTTTCCCAGCCAAGATTTGCATTACTTGGATTACTTTGTACCCATCCATTTGCTGCAACAGCACTAAAATCATAATAGGTTTGTGTATCTAATTGATTAATTGTTGAGTAGGAAGGAATGATATTGTTTCCTGTATAACCATAACTGATTCTTGTTTTTAAGTCAGAAACAATTTCTTGATTTTTCATAAAACTTTCTTGATTAATTCTCCACGCAAAAGCTGCAGATGGGAAAGAACCCCATTTGTTACCTTCTGCAAATTTTGAAGATCCATCCCAACGGTTTGAGATTGTTATTAAATAACGGTCTTTATATCCATAATTAAATCGAGCTGCAAAAGAAGCTAAAGTGTTTTTATCATAATAAGAATCTAAATTGTAGGTAGATTGTTTGCCAGATCCTAGATTGTGAAATCCTGTATCAAAAGGCATATTGCTAGAATAGGCATACGTACCTTCATTTCGTTGCGAATACATACTTTGTAATCCTAAAAAATTAAATTTGTGACCACTTTCTAATTCATAATCAATATTGAATTGATTGTCCCAAGTATAATTGAATCGTTCTTTTTGAGTAATATCTGCTGAGGGTAGGTTGTTGTTAGAAACTCCTGTGTTTGTTAATGCGCCCCAAGCTCTACCTTGTTTTGAATTATCGAATCCTGCAGAATAGGTCGTCTTAAAGGTTAACCAACTAATAGGTTTGTATTCAAAAAATAAACTACCAATAGTGTTCCAAGCATTTACTGAATTTACAGTATTTGCAATCTCTAATAATGGATTATAAGTACTGGTTTTGTTAATTAAAAAAGCACCAGTAGCATCAGTCAATTTTCCTGGTAAAGGAAAAAGATTTCCATTTAGATCGTAAGGAGTGTAAAAAGGACTTAATCGAAAAGCTTCCTGCATAGCTAATGCACTCCCTAATTCTTGTTCTGTTCTTGCAATAGTTAAGTTCACTCCAGTGCTAAATTTGTCATTGATTTTGTGATTTAGCCCTAATTTGAAAGTGTATTTGTCTAAGCTTTCATTTTCGATATTTCCAGTTTCACTTTGAATACCTAAACCTAAGTTATAGGATAGTCCACCATCTGTTCTACCTGAAATAGCTAAATAATTATTTTGTTGAATTCCGCTTTTTAATACAGCATCATACCAGTCAAATGTTTCATTATTAGCTACTCTTTGAGCTAAAAGACTGTTTTGTGTACCAAGAACTGCGGTTGCTAAAGTAGCTGCTGTAACAGTTCCTGTAACTGGATCCACTTTTGCAGTAGGTAAGTAGGCTGATTGATGATACGCCCACCATTTTTGACCACTCATCATTTTAGGAAGTCTAGCTACCTCTTTTCCACCCACATAAGTATCAAAAGAAACGGTCATACTCGATTTAACTGTTCCTCCACCTTTTGTAGTTACGATCACAACACCGTTTGAACCTCTAGAACCATAGATCGCTGTTGAAGAAGCATCCTTTAAAACATCAATTCTAGCAATGTCTTGAGGATTTAGAAAATCAATTCCGTCAGTAGGTACACCATCAACTACATATAATGGTTTTGAATCTGGGTTAATAGAGTTCTTCCCTCTAATCACTACACTGAATGGGTCTCCAACTCTTCCTGTTGATGTGGTAACTTGGACGCCAGCCACAGCTCCTTGCATAGCTTCAACAACATTAGTTGTGTTTCTTTCTGTAATAGTGGCCGCATCTAGAGTACCAACTGAACCAGTTAGGTCTTTTTTCTTTACCTTGCCATATCCAACAACTACAACTTCTTTTAAGGCTTGCTCTTCTGATTGCAGTACAACATTGATTGTGCTTCCAGTAATTTTTATTGTTCTAGATAGATGACCCACATAACTAATGGTAATGTACGCATTTGAACTACTTACTTTTATGGCAAATTTTCCATCAAAATCAGTTGAACTGGAGTTGTTTGTGCCTTTTTCAATGATATTTGCTCCAGGGATTGGAAGACCTGTGTTGTCGGTAATTTTACCAGTGATAGTAGTCAAACTTTGTGCATAAGTTTCATTTGCTAAGAGTAAACAGAGCAAAAACGAAAACAACCAAAGTGGATGTAGTTTTTTACTTGAAAAGTGGTTCAATTTCATAGTTTAAAAATGTTAATA harbors:
- a CDS encoding SusC/RagA family TonB-linked outer membrane protein; the protein is MKLNHFSSKKLHPLWLFSFLLCLLLANETYAQSLTTITGKITDNTGLPIPGANIIEKGTNNSSSTDFDGKFAIKVSSSNAYITISYVGHLSRTIKITGSTINVVLQSEEQALKEVVVVGYGKVKKKDLTGSVGTLDAATITERNTTNVVEAMQGAVAGVQVTTSTGRVGDPFSVVIRGKNSINPDSKPLYVVDGVPTDGIDFLNPQDIARIDVLKDASSTAIYGSRGSNGVVIVTTKGGGTVKSSMTVSFDTYVGGKEVARLPKMMSGQKWWAYHQSAYLPTAKVDPVTGTVTAATLATAVLGTQNSLLAQRVANNETFDWYDAVLKSGIQQNNYLAISGRTDGGLSYNLGLGIQSETGNIENESLDKYTFKLGLNHKINDKFSTGVNLTIARTEQELGSALAMQEAFRLSPFYTPYDLNGNLFPLPGKLTDATGAFLINKTSTYNPLLEIANTVNSVNAWNTIGSLFFEYKPISWLTFKTTYSAGFDNSKQGRAWGALTNTGVSNNNLPSADITQKERFNYTWDNQFNIDYELESGHKFNFLGLQSMYSQRNEGTYAYSSNMPFDTGFHNLGSGKQSTYNLDSYYDKNTLASFAARFNYGYKDRYLITISNRWDGSSKFAEGNKWGSFPSAAFAWRINQESFMKNQEIVSDLKTRISYGYTGNNIIPSYSTINQLDTQTYYDFSAVAANGWVQSNPSNANLGWEKTREFNVGLDFGFLKNRITGTLDVYDRLSTDLLLKQKLVVENGFSTYINNIGSVSNKGIEVMLTTKNIDTDFVKWETTFVFTKNTNKIISIYDKISDDVGNNLFIGESIDALYNYKFTGVWQANETAEAASFGQKEGQAKVEDYNKDGKITTADRQILGNNNPDWTGSLSTKLKVGNFDLAATAITSQGVLAFSPFHRNFTDVNDRGRQKLDIDWYVPANDAGLPAQYTNSYPQAQNPGTYWINDGVGYYKDASFVKIKNIALGYTFTPQVIEKLKLKYLRLYVNVLNPFVFTKYDGYDPEWASASFGVGRVASITYQLGMSIKF